One window of Paenibacillus sp. FSL K6-3182 genomic DNA carries:
- a CDS encoding ANTAR domain-containing protein, with product MRSLLVVDRTVTTGAEAASYMELIPENQTLKYRLTTFGYHVVCINDAKKAGKHLSSADAIILHLPLNDTKTWGEVLLKQRSLPMLWWCSASMASLSAAFCEDEVPIDGILTASMSEQELHWALHFASKQYFLRQQWQNERKQLESRLEERKWVDMAKGILCKIKNISEAEAYDLLRKQAMNERKRMVDVATSIVKVYQILQDSK from the coding sequence TTGCGTTCTTTGTTAGTGGTGGATCGTACTGTGACAACGGGAGCAGAAGCAGCTTCTTATATGGAACTAATTCCTGAAAATCAAACGCTAAAATATAGGCTTACAACCTTTGGTTATCATGTCGTATGCATAAATGACGCGAAAAAGGCTGGAAAACACTTAAGCAGCGCAGATGCAATTATTTTACACTTACCATTGAATGACACTAAAACTTGGGGTGAGGTTCTTCTGAAGCAGAGGTCTTTGCCCATGCTCTGGTGGTGCAGTGCCTCGATGGCTTCTTTATCCGCAGCTTTTTGCGAGGATGAAGTGCCGATTGACGGGATTTTGACAGCTTCAATGAGTGAGCAAGAACTTCACTGGGCACTTCATTTCGCATCCAAACAATATTTCTTGAGGCAGCAATGGCAGAATGAACGTAAACAGCTGGAGAGCCGGCTTGAGGAACGGAAGTGGGTTGATATGGCAAAGGGAATCTTGTGCAAAATTAAAAATATTTCCGAAGCTGAAGCATACGATTTGCTTCGTAAGCAAGCGATGAATGAACGCAAGCGTATGGTTGACGTCGCAACGTCAATTGTTAAGGTTTATCAAATCCTTCAAGATTCAAAATAA
- the nirB gene encoding nitrite reductase large subunit NirB, producing the protein MAVSKKLVLIGNGMAGVRTIEHLLKIAPERYDITIFGSEPHPNYNRIMLSSVLAGGADMNEIVINDWEWYKENNIKLHTGHKVTNIDTKRKKITSHLGIEVEYDAVIIATGSNPFMLPLPGADKEGVIGFRDINDCEAMIDASKNYRKAVVIGGGLLGLEAARGLLHLGMEVNVVHIHPYLMERQLDEAASKMLQRELEAQGMQFLLKKSTASIKGKRRASGLTFTDGTEVDGDLVVMAVGIRPNIELARASGIEVNRGIVVNDFMQTNIPGIYAVGECAEHRGITYGLVAPLYEQGAVLAKHLANVETTGYMGSVTSTKLKVSGVDVFSAGRFSDAPGTRALKFQDDLAGTYKKIVIQDGMLVGAVLFGDISDGAEFFASIKNEVSITGREKELLLGISSDLMGQSSGNNRLEAMADDEIICGCNGVSKGMIAEAITTKGCTTVGAIKSCTKASASCGGCKALVEGLLNLYAGDAIGEPVKEGICGCTTLSRDEIVSEMTRMRLMSTKEVMNVLEWHNPEGCTKCRPALNYYLGMLYPEEYVDEKESRFTNERYHANIQKDGTYSVVPRIYGGVTSPADLKKIAEVAEKFEVPLVKFTGGQRLDLLGVKKEDLPKIWEELDMPSGHAYGKTLRTVKTCVGSTFCRFGTQDAMGMGIRLEKAFERLTAPAKVKLAVSGCPRNCAEATIKDVGIIAIDGGWEIHIAGNGGVKVRATDLLCIVKTEDEVMEWSSAFLQYYRENATWNERTAHWVERIGLAPIKKALENREDRLALVERIQKTLSLTTDPWKQIVENDNLRKNFEQLPGAQPVQM; encoded by the coding sequence ATGGCTGTTTCAAAAAAATTAGTACTTATCGGAAATGGTATGGCGGGTGTCAGAACAATTGAGCATCTTCTCAAGATTGCCCCGGAGCGCTACGACATTACAATTTTTGGTTCCGAGCCTCATCCCAATTACAACCGCATTATGTTATCCTCAGTCCTTGCCGGAGGAGCGGATATGAATGAAATCGTCATTAATGACTGGGAATGGTACAAAGAAAATAACATTAAACTGCATACTGGACATAAGGTTACAAACATTGATACAAAACGTAAAAAGATTACCTCTCACTTAGGCATTGAAGTGGAATACGATGCGGTTATTATCGCAACTGGCTCCAATCCATTTATGCTGCCACTGCCCGGCGCTGACAAGGAAGGCGTCATCGGCTTTCGAGACATTAATGATTGCGAAGCGATGATTGATGCATCCAAAAATTATAGGAAAGCAGTCGTGATCGGTGGCGGTTTGCTCGGTCTTGAAGCCGCTCGCGGGCTTCTTCATCTAGGAATGGAAGTAAACGTTGTTCATATTCATCCCTATTTAATGGAACGACAATTGGATGAAGCAGCATCTAAGATGTTGCAACGTGAACTAGAAGCACAGGGCATGCAGTTTCTTTTGAAGAAAAGCACTGCTTCAATTAAAGGTAAACGACGCGCTTCCGGGCTAACCTTTACCGATGGCACTGAGGTTGATGGTGATTTGGTGGTTATGGCAGTAGGAATCAGGCCAAACATCGAGCTGGCTAGAGCCAGTGGCATTGAAGTTAATCGTGGTATCGTTGTCAATGATTTTATGCAAACCAATATTCCTGGTATTTACGCTGTTGGGGAATGCGCTGAGCACCGCGGCATTACCTATGGATTGGTAGCTCCGCTATACGAGCAAGGGGCTGTACTAGCCAAGCATTTGGCAAACGTCGAAACGACAGGCTATATGGGATCAGTCACATCCACCAAGCTCAAGGTATCAGGCGTTGATGTGTTCTCAGCAGGACGTTTCAGTGATGCTCCTGGTACACGCGCGCTAAAGTTTCAAGACGATTTGGCAGGTACGTATAAGAAAATTGTCATTCAAGACGGAATGCTGGTCGGAGCAGTACTCTTCGGTGACATATCAGATGGCGCGGAATTTTTTGCTTCTATTAAGAACGAAGTATCTATCACAGGACGCGAGAAGGAGCTGTTGCTCGGCATATCCTCTGATCTTATGGGGCAGTCCTCGGGCAATAACAGGCTTGAAGCCATGGCTGATGATGAAATCATCTGCGGTTGTAACGGTGTCTCAAAAGGAATGATCGCCGAAGCAATTACAACAAAAGGCTGTACTACCGTCGGCGCCATTAAATCCTGCACGAAAGCTTCCGCTTCCTGCGGCGGTTGTAAGGCTTTAGTTGAAGGCCTACTTAACTTATATGCTGGCGATGCTATTGGCGAACCTGTAAAGGAAGGTATATGCGGCTGCACAACGCTTAGCCGTGATGAAATTGTTTCAGAAATGACTCGGATGCGTCTAATGAGTACCAAAGAGGTTATGAATGTGCTCGAATGGCATAATCCAGAAGGCTGCACGAAGTGTCGCCCTGCACTTAACTATTATCTAGGCATGTTATATCCCGAGGAATATGTCGATGAAAAGGAATCACGCTTTACGAATGAACGATACCATGCGAACATTCAGAAGGATGGCACATATTCGGTCGTACCACGCATTTATGGTGGCGTAACGTCTCCTGCAGACCTAAAGAAAATTGCAGAGGTCGCTGAGAAATTTGAAGTTCCTTTAGTTAAATTCACTGGAGGACAAAGGCTCGATCTACTTGGGGTCAAAAAAGAGGATCTTCCAAAAATATGGGAAGAGCTCGATATGCCATCCGGTCACGCATATGGCAAAACACTGCGTACCGTGAAGACATGTGTCGGATCCACCTTTTGCCGATTCGGCACGCAGGATGCTATGGGTATGGGCATTCGATTGGAGAAAGCATTCGAGCGTTTGACGGCACCTGCCAAAGTAAAACTGGCGGTATCCGGTTGTCCACGTAACTGCGCGGAAGCTACAATCAAGGATGTTGGTATCATTGCTATCGACGGAGGCTGGGAAATTCATATCGCCGGGAACGGAGGCGTGAAAGTAAGAGCTACTGATCTACTCTGCATCGTTAAAACTGAGGATGAAGTTATGGAATGGTCATCTGCTTTTTTACAATATTACCGTGAAAACGCAACGTGGAACGAGCGTACCGCACACTGGGTGGAGCGTATAGGCCTTGCTCCCATTAAGAAAGCGCTCGAGAACCGTGAAGACCGCCTCGCTCTTGTGGAACGTATTCAGAAAACGCTCAGCTTAACGACCGACCCTTGGAAACAAATCGTCGAGAATGATAACTTACGTAAAAATTTCGAGCAATTACCTGGCGCGCAGCCGGTACAAATGTAG
- the nirD gene encoding nitrite reductase small subunit NirD — translation MTTKLLVANLSDIDVKGSRRIKVKELEIAMFRLTDGSVLAVENSCPHKGGLLSEGMVCGSTVHCPLHDWKIDLKSGNAQEPDDGCIKTFETEIDHKSGSIYIKI, via the coding sequence ATGACAACGAAGCTATTGGTAGCTAACCTTTCCGACATTGATGTGAAAGGCTCACGTAGAATTAAAGTCAAAGAATTAGAAATCGCGATGTTCCGTCTGACAGACGGAAGTGTACTTGCCGTAGAGAACAGCTGCCCTCATAAAGGCGGTTTACTGTCAGAGGGTATGGTTTGTGGTTCAACCGTCCATTGTCCGCTACACGATTGGAAGATTGATCTTAAGAGCGGCAATGCACAAGAGCCTGATGACGGTTGTATTAAAACCTTTGAAACAGAAATCGACCACAAAAGCGGCTCCATTTATATAAAGATATAA
- the cobA gene encoding uroporphyrinogen-III C-methyltransferase, which translates to MKINTNGIVYIVGAGPGDPELITVKAMRRIQIADLILYDRLVNKELLDYAGPDAELIYCGKSPGIHAMPQNIINEALIKHALEGKKVVRLKGGDPFVFGRGAEEALELAAKGIPYEIVPGITSAIGAAAAAGIPVTHRDYAASFACVTGSRCHNDKSPIRWDLLAHGVDTLAIYMGVNQLPFIREELLKHGKATTTSVAIIERGTTKDQRTIIGTIANIHTLAVSMNLISPALIIIGEVVRVREHLLHAEQQANILIR; encoded by the coding sequence ATGAAGATAAACACGAATGGTATCGTCTATATCGTCGGAGCAGGCCCTGGAGATCCTGAACTTATTACTGTCAAAGCAATGCGCCGTATTCAGATCGCTGATCTTATTTTGTACGATCGGCTTGTCAATAAGGAATTGCTTGACTATGCCGGACCCGATGCCGAACTAATCTACTGCGGCAAGTCACCAGGCATTCATGCGATGCCGCAGAATATTATAAATGAGGCACTAATTAAACATGCTTTGGAAGGAAAAAAGGTCGTCCGCCTAAAGGGCGGAGACCCGTTCGTCTTCGGACGCGGCGCCGAAGAAGCACTCGAGCTTGCCGCAAAGGGAATTCCTTACGAGATCGTGCCAGGCATTACATCTGCGATCGGCGCAGCCGCCGCTGCAGGTATACCTGTAACACATCGTGACTACGCAGCCTCCTTCGCTTGCGTGACCGGCAGCCGATGTCATAATGACAAATCGCCAATCCGATGGGATTTACTTGCGCATGGCGTCGATACGCTTGCCATTTATATGGGAGTTAACCAGTTGCCATTCATTAGAGAAGAGCTGCTGAAACACGGAAAAGCAACTACGACTTCTGTGGCTATCATCGAACGAGGAACGACAAAGGATCAGCGAACGATTATCGGAACCATTGCAAATATTCATACACTCGCCGTCTCTATGAATTTGATTAGCCCAGCTCTAATTATTATCGGCGAGGTCGTCCGTGTTAGGGAACATCTTCTGCATGCCGAGCAACAAGCAAATATATTAATTAGGTAA